The following coding sequences are from one Gammaproteobacteria bacterium window:
- a CDS encoding hypothetical protein (Evidence 5 : Unknown function) has protein sequence MEKAHRNKQPRRKRRGIFALRFARYAAHLRFTVPYQTLYFRTPQAAGNITLLEPAHNLLSCYTKIF, from the coding sequence GTGGAAAAGGCACATCGAAATAAACAACCCCGCCGCAAGCGGCGGGGTATTTTTGCACTACGGTTCGCACGCTATGCGGCTCACCTTCGTTTTACAGTGCCTTATCAGACACTGTATTTTCGTACGCCGCAAGCGGCGGGGAATATAACCCTCTTAGAGCCTGCTCATAATCTTTTGTCGTGTTACACAAAAATTTTCTGA
- a CDS encoding transposase yields MAASGECCQRTTHPSTRSTHTSANGARSHLLTSLAYLLREQVVAARLADGRTEKTSLLIADAQSVKNTDTAEEKGYDAGKKVSGIKRHIAVDTNGFPHSIAITTANVTDRQGALLALSCSPEDVSEVKMVLVDSGYTGEPFAQGVATIIPNAVVEVVKRNELHSFVVLPKRWIVERSFGWLEKCRRLWKNCERLLNNSLQMVDLAFLYLL; encoded by the coding sequence GTGGCTGCCAGTGGCGAATGCTGCCAAAGGACTACCCACCCTTCCACACGGTCTACACATACTTCCGCCAATGGGGCGCGAAGCCATTTGCTGACCAGCCTAGCCTACCTGTTGCGGGAGCAGGTCGTTGCTGCACGGTTGGCCGATGGTCGCACGGAGAAGACCTCGCTCCTAATTGCCGATGCGCAGAGTGTGAAGAACACGGATACCGCAGAGGAAAAGGGTTACGATGCGGGCAAGAAGGTGTCTGGTATCAAACGTCACATTGCCGTGGATACCAATGGGTTCCCTCATTCTATTGCCATCACCACAGCGAATGTAACTGACCGTCAAGGCGCCTTGCTGGCACTGTCTTGCAGCCCGGAAGACGTATCCGAAGTGAAGATGGTGTTGGTCGATAGCGGCTACACTGGGGAGCCGTTCGCCCAAGGGGTGGCGACGATTATTCCCAACGCTGTCGTGGAAGTAGTCAAACGCAACGAACTCCACTCCTTCGTGGTTCTGCCGAAGCGTTGGATCGTTGAGCGTTCCTTTGGCTGGTTGGAAAAATGCCGCCGCCTTTGGAAGAACTGCGAGCGGCTACTGAACAACAGTCTGCAAATGGTCGATTTGGCTTTTTTATACCTGCTGTAG
- a CDS encoding hypothetical protein (Evidence 5 : Unknown function), with protein MPPPLEELRAATEQQSANGRFGFFIPAVGVTQLNFNRLISMERHQIGI; from the coding sequence ATGCCGCCGCCTTTGGAAGAACTGCGAGCGGCTACTGAACAACAGTCTGCAAATGGTCGATTTGGCTTTTTTATACCTGCTGTAGGAGTTACGCAGTTGAATTTTAATCGTTTGATTTCCATGGAAAGGCATCAAATAGGTATCTGA
- a CDS encoding transposase: MTLLHGFYPVRSHNSDELWLEVESLIDKTKGILVIDDSTLDKPYARQIDLVNYHWSGKHHATVPGINLITLLWTDGDSYVPCDYRIYNKSLDNMTKNDHFRAMLKTAQERGFTPSAVVFDSWYGSLKNIKFIRELGWTWLTRLKCNRQVNPDRTGNRAINTINLLPGGQVVHLKGYGLVRVFQIAAKDGSKEYWATNNLSMTEMTRQSLAELSWMIEVYHRSLKQNCGVERCQARSTRAQQNHIGFAIRAFVRLERFFFRTGISELEAKARIIRNAVRDYLANPLYVLPALPTA, translated from the coding sequence ATGACGCTTTTACACGGCTTTTATCCCGTAAGGAGCCACAATTCAGATGAATTGTGGCTGGAAGTAGAATCCCTCATCGATAAAACCAAAGGGATTTTGGTTATCGATGATTCAACTCTTGACAAGCCTTACGCTCGTCAAATCGACCTGGTCAATTATCATTGGTCAGGGAAACATCATGCAACCGTTCCAGGAATCAACCTGATTACGCTGCTTTGGACGGACGGCGATAGTTACGTCCCCTGTGATTATCGAATTTATAATAAAAGCCTGGATAATATGACCAAAAACGATCATTTCCGGGCAATGTTGAAAACCGCCCAAGAACGGGGATTTACGCCATCCGCTGTTGTATTTGACAGTTGGTATGGCAGCTTAAAAAATATTAAGTTCATCCGTGAGTTAGGATGGACTTGGCTGACCCGGTTGAAATGCAACCGGCAAGTTAATCCCGATCGCACTGGGAATCGTGCGATTAACACTATTAATCTTTTACCAGGAGGACAGGTCGTCCATCTAAAAGGTTATGGATTGGTCCGAGTATTCCAGATAGCGGCAAAAGATGGCAGCAAGGAATATTGGGCCACAAATAATCTTTCCATGACGGAAATGACGCGCCAATCCCTGGCAGAATTGAGCTGGATGATTGAAGTATATCATCGCAGTCTCAAACAGAATTGTGGTGTTGAGCGTTGCCAGGCACGTAGTACACGTGCTCAACAAAACCATATCGGATTTGCAATCCGTGCCTTTGTGCGCCTGGAACGATTTTTCTTTCGTACCGGTATTAGCGAACTGGAAGCAAAAGCTCGCATTATACGAAATGCGGTTCGTGATTATTTGGCGAACCCTCTTTACGTATTACCAGCTCTTCCAACTGCGTAA
- a CDS encoding hypothetical protein (Evidence 5 : Unknown function) produces the protein MNRGAWLMTEEIIECYRDISNLEVIGGPIWGNDEFKFYVYLGVVKKWHFHQNFLGGIPQLFCGSRNAVFLLCLELLLHLFNPAF, from the coding sequence ATGAATCGCGGCGCATGGTTAATGACCGAAGAAATAATTGAGTGCTATCGAGATATTTCAAATTTGGAAGTTATTGGTGGCCCGATTTGGGGTAATGACGAATTTAAGTTTTACGTATACCTGGGCGTGGTAAAAAAATGGCATTTCCACCAAAATTTTTTGGGTGGGATACCCCAACTATTTTGTGGATCGCGAAATGCCGTTTTTTTACTGTGCCTTGAATTACTCCTCCATCTTTTCAACCCCGCCTTTTAA